The genome window AACATGCCCGGGTCGAGCTTGAGGGCCAGGGGCAGGGTGGCGGCCAGGCGTAAGATGGCCCATGACAAGCCCGACGCCCGGATCATCTCCTCGCAGGCGACCTTGTGGCATGCGTAGTGCTCGAAAGGCTGCACGGGGTCGGTCACCGTGCGCGGGGGCGGCAGATGCTGGGTGCGGCCGTAGACGTGGAGCGAGGAGGTGAAGACCAGCTTCGGGGGATGGGGCTGTGCTTGCAGCGCTTCGATCAGGTTGCGCGTGCCACCGACGTTGACGGCTTCAGCCCAATCGGGCCGCAGCTCTGATTCGATACCGGTGTGTGACATTTTGGGGATGATGAACGCGACATGGAGCACTGCATCCACGCCGGTTGCGGCGGCCGCGACGTTCTGGCGATGGCGCAGATCGCCCCACAGCACTTCGACGCGTCCGGCTGCGATGTGGTGGCGGTAACGCCGCACGGTTCGCCGGTTGGTGGTTGTCTCCAGATCAAAGCAACGGACCGTGTGTCCCTGGCGCAGCAATTCGTCGAGCGTGCTGATGCCCACGTTGCCGAAAGCGCCGGTCAGTAAAACCTTCATCCCAGTGTCTCCTTCGGTGTGTCTATCAAATGACGGGAAGTGAGGGCTGGCGGTCTGCGTCTTGCCAGGCCGCGCCCCAGAAACCCAGAACGGTCCAGGTGAGCAGGCGGCCCTGGGTGGCCTGGAAGGGGTAAAAATCAAAGAGGCCGATCACGATCAGGGCCAGCAGCGCGGCCGTGAGGCCCAGGAGGGAGGCCGGCGGGGTGCGCTGTTTGATCCAGGCCACCAACGGGGCCAGCATGAGCCACAGCCAGAGCAGTCCGCCCAGGGGGCCGAGTTCAACCAGGGCCAGGAGAGGCGCCATATGCACCGGCTGCGGCGCGTAGGCGCCGAGGAGATCTTGATTGCCAACCAGCGTCAGGCGGGTGAACTGCGCCAGACCGATGCCGGGCCAGGGCGCGGTGGTCAGGCGGCGCCAGGCAATGGACAGCGTGGCGCCGCGCTCAGCGATGGAACGCACCTCGGCGCCGGCGCCGGTCAAGCCCAGGCGGCTGGCGAGGATGGGCCAGGTGACGATGCCAAAAACGAGACCGAGGCCAAGCAGGGGCAGGACGATGCGGCGCACGAAACGGCGACGCCTGGGCGGCGGCTGCCCCCACAGGGCACGGCCGCCAATCAGCAGGACGCCCAGCGCAACGCCGATCCAGGTGGCGCGGGAAAAGGTGACGGCCAGCCCGGCCGCGGTCAATGCCAGCCCTGCGTACCAGGCCCAGCGCAGGCGCACGTTGCTTGTGCTGACCGTGGCCAACGCCCACAGGAAGGCCACCGCCAGACAGCCGGCCAGGATGTTCGGGTGCTGAGTCAGGCCATAGGGGCGCAGCCAGCGCACCCCGGCGGCGTAGATCACACTGACGCCTGGCATTTGCTGGCTGAGCGGCACTTCGCCCACGAAGCTCAGCCCAACGGCGTGCTGAACAGCGGCCTGCGCCAGTGCGATGATCGCCTGCAGCGAGCTGCCTGCCAGTAACAGTGCCGGCGCGGCGGCGCAGCCAGGGTGAGCCGGCAATCACCAACGCCCACAGCGTCACCAGGCTGAGGCGCGCCGATTGATAAAGCGCGAGGTCACGATCGGCAGAGACGGGAACCAGGGCGAAGGCCAGGAGCGGCAAGGCCAGCAGCGGCCACAGCATCCAGCCCGGCAGCGCAGACAGATCAGGCTTGGTCAACAGCCAGGCCATCACCGCGACCAGCAGCAGGGCATCGGTGGCGTAGAGCGAGAAATCGGTCAGTTCGTGGAACAGAATTCCTTCGAACGGGCGGCGCACCACGATCCAATGCCACCACCAGGGCAGCATCAACAGCACCAGGGCGCCAACGCCGTTGCGCACCGCGCGGCCCCCCTGGCCCCCAAGTATGGGGGGGGGCATCAACAGCACCAGGGCGCCAACGCCGTTGCGCACGGAAAGGAGAAGGTTGCGAATGGACAAGATGACCTCACACGCAGGGTGCGGCGGTTGCCGCGTGGCGTAGAATGAGAAATCAAGGCAACGCGATTTTATACTGCAGGCGGGCACGAATTGCGCCTGTTTCCGTAGGCGGAAGGGTGAAGTCTATTCCCGCTTGCAGTATATCACACTGGCGGCAGATCGGGAACTCGCAGCAGAAATGAAAATGATCCCCGCGCTTGGCAAGTCGGGCAATTGTGACTATAATCGTTGATATGCGCAGACGATGGTTCGCCCTGGAAGATGAGAGCCAAAAAACTCCTGGCTGGACGCCTGTTGGCAGCCGTTGGGCGTTTGTCCCCGCGATGACAGCCTGGTTGGCTGCGGCCGGCCGGCGTCTGGTGATGGCTGGCCTGGCGCTTGCCGTGCTCAGCGCATGTCAACAGGCAACGCCCGCGCCTCCAGGCCCGGCCGGCGCCGCCGTCACAGCCCCTGCCACCGAGGTTGTGCCCAGCGCAACACCCGCGCCGCCCACAGCGACGCCCGCCCCGCCCGCGCCCACGCCCGTGCCGCCCACGGCGACGCCCATTCCGCCCGCGGCGACGCCCATTCCGCCCACGGCGACGCCCATTCCGCCCGCGGCGACGTCCGTCCCGCCCCCGGTCACGCCTGCCCCGCCCGCGCCGGCGGCGACGGTCAGCGTGTACGAGCGGCAGATCACGTTCGGCGCCTATCCCTACGCGGCGTTTCAGCGCAAAGTGACCGACCCTCTGTTCAACTGGACGTGGCCCATGCTGGACCGGGCGGCCTACGCGGCGACCGCGCCACAGCCCACCCCGCAGACCTGGCGTGAGTTGGTACTGGAGAATGAGTTCCTGCGCCTGGGTGTGCTGCCCGATTTGGGCGGCCGGCTGATCGAATGTTTCTACAAGCCCACGCAGCACCAGGTCTTCTACCGCAACCCGGTGCTCAAGCCATCGCCCTGGGGGCCGCCGGGCCGCGATGGGTTGGAGGCTGGCTGGCTGGCGGCCGGCGGCGTCGAATGGGGCCTGCCGGTGGAAGAGCATGGCTACGCGTGGGGCAGCCCGTGGGGCTTCGACACCCCGCAGCCCAGCCCAGATGAGGCGACGATCACCATCTTTCAGGAGTCGCAGGGCCGGCTGCAGATCAGCGTGGACATCACGCTGCGCGCGGGCGAGGCGGCGTTTTCCGTGCGCACGCGGCTGACCAACCCGACCGACCAGCCGGTGACGTTCAAGTATTGGGTGAACGCGATGCTGGCTCCTGGGGGGGGCAATCGCCCTGGCCCTGAACTGCGCCTGATTCTGCCCGCCTCCGAGGTGACAGTGCATTCGACCGGCGATACGTCCCTGCCCGCCGCGGATCAGGCCATGACCTGGCCCGTTTACCAGGGACGCGATCTGAGCCGCCTGGGCAATTGGCGCCAGTACCTGGGATTTTTTGCCAGGCCCGCGGCCGGCGCCAGCTTCGCGGGCGTGTACGACCTGGC of Candidatus Amarolinea dominans contains these proteins:
- a CDS encoding DUF5107 domain-containing protein, with the translated sequence MRRRWFALEDESQKTPGWTPVGSRWAFVPAMTAWLAAAGRRLVMAGLALAVLSACQQATPAPPGPAGAAVTAPATEVVPSATPAPPTATPAPPAPTPVPPTATPIPPAATPIPPTATPIPPAATSVPPPVTPAPPAPAATVSVYERQITFGAYPYAAFQRKVTDPLFNWTWPMLDRAAYAATAPQPTPQTWRELVLENEFLRLGVLPDLGGRLIECFYKPTQHQVFYRNPVLKPSPWGPPGRDGLEAGWLAAGGVEWGLPVEEHGYAWGSPWGFDTPQPSPDEATITIFQESQGRLQISVDITLRAGEAAFSVRTRLTNPTDQPVTFKYWVNAMLAPGGGNRPGPELRLILPASEVTVHSTGDTSLPAADQAMTWPVYQGRDLSRLGNWRQYLGFFARPAAGASFAGVYDLAADEGLVRVFPADVMRGVKFFGLGWSDPLPASLYTDDGSGYLEMHGGLAPTFADSVSLSAGETLYWEETWFPVAGIGTFVYANQDGAVNLRATAQGLQVAFFPVRHLRGTLTVSVAGAAIASQPVTLSPAQPFDQVIAAPGDVPARAVVSVQLLDADGAAILQFEQEMTLR